GGCAGCCTGCTCCAGGTGGTCGGGGGCGCGGCCACCACACTGTCGGGCTCCGGGCTGCTCATGGCCGTATACTCAGTGGGCAAGCACCTGTTCGTGAGCCAGCGCAAGAAGATTGAGCGGCTGGTGTCGCGCGAGAAGTTCGGCAGCCAGCTGGGCTTCATGTGCGAGGTGAAGAAGGAGGTGGAGCTGCTTACTGACTTCCTGTGCTTCCTGGAGATCTACCAGCGGTGCCGGCTGCGCGTTGTGCTCGAGGTCACGGGGCTGGACACTTGCTATCCGGAGCGCGTGGTGGGCGTGCTCAACGCCATGAATACACTGCTGTCCGACAGCCACGCGCCCTTCATCTTCATCCTGGTGGTGGACCCCAGCATCCTGGCCGCGTGCCTCGAGAGCGCCGGCTCCATGAAGGGCACGGCCGACAACGGCTACCTCTTCCTCAACCGCACCGTCACGCTGCCCTTCTCCGTACCCATCATGGGCCGCCGCACCAAGCTGCAGTTTCTGCACGACGCGGTGCAGAGCCGCGACGACCTGCTCTATCGCGAGATGACGCGCAAGCTGCGGccgccgggcggggcgggggacGGCGAGAGCACGAGGCTCCTAGGGGTGGAGACGCGGGCGGGGGCCCAGCGCGCGCAGAGCCGCATCGACGCCGAGGCGGCGCGCCGCATCCGGGAGGCGCTCTTCTGCCTGCACGACGAGCGCGACTGCCTCTACGAGTACGTGCCCGACAACGTGGTGTCCATGCGGCGCATCGTCAACACGGTGCCCATCACCGTGCGcctgctgcagcagcagcagcagggggaCTTCGTGGGCCCCTCGCCGCGCCAGGCCGTGGCTTGGGTCGTACTCGCCAACCAGTGGCCATGCCGCCTCAGCTGGGTGCTGCAGTGCCTGGAGGACCGGCAGCAGGCTGGGGGCGCGCCAGACGCCCGCGCGCGCCTCTGGGACGTCTTCTGCGACAACAGCCGCGAGCTGCACACCATGACCAAGGCGCTGCAGAACGTGCTCGACCTAGACGGCGACCCCGAGCTTTTCGAGCGCTTCCTGGACTCCGACTTCCCCTTCACCGTGGCCGAGGCGCAGAGCCTGCTGCGCTGCACGGTCAACCTGGATCATTCCATCCGCCGCCGCATGGGCCTCATCCGGGCGGTCAGTGCGCTCAAGCCGCCTAGCCCACCCAAGTCCCCCGCCCACGACGCCCCCCACACCGCCAACGGAGCCAACCACGCCCCAGAGGAAGCCGTGTCAGGTCGCTCTGCAGGGCACACCCCTGCGCATGCCAGCGAAGCCCACCACCCCCAGGACTGGGCTCAACGGGGCAAGCCCAGACCTGTGGCTTAAGCACCCATCTCTCCAGGGGAATCCAGCCCAGGCGGGCCTTGAATGGAAGACTCTGGGGTGGCAGGAGGCAATAATTCCATCTGCCCAGATAAGGGTGTAAGGGGCATGACTGGGCCAAGACCCAGGGTCCAGTTTCCAGAATGAAGCCTGTGGTAGCCACAATCCCCAGGGGAATCTGTGAGCCAGAGAGAGCTGTTGGCAGTAGCCACCAGGAGTGGGCAGTGTATCAGTGCCAGTGTCTGAGAGCTAGGGCAGAAGGACCAGTGGAGGAACTCAGGTTCATGTGCAATAAATGAAGATGTGAAAGCCCCTGATTGCTCTTCGTGCCCTGGTCTCCCCGGCTCAGCGAGGGCTGAGGACGAGGCCAGCCCTGTCCTGCCAAGCTCACTTCATCTCCAGGGAGTCGGGCAGTCTCAGCTGGCAGCCTCATGGCTGGCATCCCAGTGGCAGGTGGGGCTCCGGGGGCGGTGGGCGAGGCTGCAGAGTCAGGGGAGATGAAGGACAGACGGATGTGCACGTTGACTCAGTGGAGAGCGCCCAGGCCTCAGGGAATCCAGGTCCTTGTCCCTACACCCTAGCTTGCCCCTCTGTAGGTAGGGCAGGAGCTGGCATTTCCGAAGGCGGTGTCCCTGGTGACCTCAGCAGGCTGATCCACTCTCTCGGGGTGGCTCCACCCCAGGCCTAATGGGTTAATTAGGCCCCGCTGGCACCTCAGTCAGCT
This Camelus bactrianus isolate YW-2024 breed Bactrian camel chromosome 9, ASM4877302v1, whole genome shotgun sequence DNA region includes the following protein-coding sequences:
- the LOC105062510 gene encoding NTPase KAP family P-loop domain-containing protein 1 isoform X8; this encodes MHKHYAVHFAKGSRPPTDCYFLDPEMGHQKGCCHQWCHDLAAPGAHGPCWPLPQACWQLAYHSHRGCVGGCRWGPQPPLLQQQQQQRWQPQAPAPSPLRQRLYPAQRAQKGMPATSTAPVQPASAPQPPPAPTTAHTTASSSPALPSATSTLLEPSRPTAARPLPAPAAYGSFTSYSSEILTEDDVYCSCLAKTLCHVPVPVTVGFYAPFGCRLHLMLDKITAFWDGPYPGLSLVPAARAQLLTPYPPTPRPVPSVPAALMQQEATQREGEELQRVQCRPRSVRGWGFPQLLWYLVFLQPVITEVHLRRKNVKFLFIRFSAWQYAGTDKLWAGLVTTLCEGIRHHYGALPFSVYSVMGNKPGATPGFCQREWHCRLRVCLALLALLAALSLGVGLLYLSVGSRSLGHGVANGSLLQVVGGAATTLSGSGLLMAVYSVGKHLFVSQRKKIERLVSREKFGSQLGFMCEVKKEVELLTDFLCFLEIYQRCRLRVVLEVTGLDTCYPERVVGVLNAMNTLLSDSHAPFIFILVVDPSILAACLESAGSMKGTADNGYLFLNRTVTLPFSVPIMGRRTKLQFLHDAVQSRDDLLYREMTRKLRPPGGAGDGESTRLLGVETRAGAQRAQSRIDAEAARRIREALFCLHDERDCLYEYVPDNVVSMRRIVNTVPITVRLLQQQQQGDFVGPSPRQAVAWVVLANQWPCRLSWVLQCLEDRQQAGGAPDARARLWDVFCDNSRELHTMTKALQNVLDLDGDPELFERFLDSDFPFTVAEAQSLLRCTVNLDHSIRRRMGLIRAVSALKPPSPPKSPAHDAPHTANGANHAPEEAVSGRSAGHTPAHASEAHHPQDWAQRGKPRPVA